The following proteins are co-located in the Acidicapsa acidisoli genome:
- a CDS encoding DUF885 domain-containing protein, which yields MSVAVNQGFAQDSKAAFTAASDEYFDQLYFPNQPTLGTLTGYHQYDSKLEDFSRRSIDSEIEALHDFEGRIATIPEASLDQTTRGDRELVLSNIRSTLLTLEVIRPWEKNPDSYSGAISNAAFSLMERKFAPSEERLRSLIAREKLMPRTFVIARENLKNPPHVYTDIAIEQLPGIISFFQHDVPLAFADVKDPALNAEFTATNAAVIAALNDYQSWLKTELLPRSKGEFRIGADTFRKKLAYDEMVDTPLDKLLEIGQADLSKNKAEFNRVARELEPAKDPRAVLEELGQNHPAPDQLLQSFRDTFNGLISFIRAKNIVTIPSDVRPIPSDVRPILEETPPFMRATTFASMDTPGPFEKHATEAYFNVTLPESSMTPAEVEGYMHAFNIGTVISTAVHEAYPGHYVQFLWVPRAPSRVRKILGANSNAEGWAHYCEQMMLDEGYGQPGSGAKTEREAKFLRLGQLQDALLRDSRFIVGIRMHTAEMSVDDAIAFFEREGYQSHETAVVETKRGTSDPTYLYYTLGKLEIMKLREDLQKRDGAAFSLQKFHDAFLSQGYPPIKIVRQAMLGNDSPAL from the coding sequence GTGTCGGTAGCTGTTAACCAGGGATTTGCGCAGGACTCGAAGGCGGCATTTACCGCTGCTTCGGATGAGTACTTCGATCAACTGTATTTCCCGAACCAGCCGACGCTTGGGACTCTGACTGGCTACCATCAATACGATTCGAAGCTCGAAGATTTCTCGCGTAGGAGCATTGATTCTGAGATAGAGGCACTACACGATTTCGAAGGGCGGATCGCGACCATTCCTGAGGCTTCGCTGGATCAGACGACTCGCGGCGATCGCGAACTGGTGCTCTCCAACATACGCTCGACTCTTTTAACGCTGGAAGTGATTCGTCCGTGGGAGAAGAATCCGGATAGTTATTCGGGGGCTATTTCCAATGCAGCTTTTTCGCTGATGGAGCGCAAGTTCGCGCCGTCCGAAGAGCGGCTGCGATCCCTGATTGCGCGGGAAAAGCTGATGCCGCGGACGTTTGTTATCGCGCGGGAGAACCTCAAGAATCCGCCGCATGTTTACACCGATATTGCGATCGAGCAGCTTCCCGGCATTATCAGTTTCTTTCAGCATGATGTGCCGCTTGCGTTTGCGGACGTGAAAGATCCGGCTTTGAATGCGGAATTCACAGCGACGAATGCGGCTGTAATTGCCGCGCTCAATGACTATCAGTCCTGGTTGAAGACAGAACTGCTGCCGCGCTCCAAGGGAGAGTTTCGCATTGGTGCGGATACCTTCCGCAAGAAGCTTGCATATGACGAGATGGTCGATACGCCACTGGATAAGCTGCTGGAGATAGGGCAAGCCGATCTCAGTAAAAACAAAGCGGAATTCAATCGCGTCGCGAGAGAGCTTGAGCCGGCAAAAGATCCACGCGCGGTGCTGGAGGAGTTAGGACAGAACCATCCTGCGCCGGATCAGTTGTTACAGAGTTTTCGAGATACCTTCAATGGCCTGATTTCTTTCATTCGCGCGAAGAATATTGTAACGATTCCTTCGGATGTGCGGCCGATTCCTTCGGATGTGCGGCCGATTCTTGAGGAGACGCCGCCCTTTATGCGGGCCACGACATTCGCTTCGATGGATACGCCCGGGCCGTTCGAGAAACATGCTACGGAGGCGTATTTCAATGTAACTCTGCCGGAGTCCTCGATGACTCCCGCGGAGGTCGAGGGATATATGCACGCCTTTAACATCGGTACTGTGATCAGCACGGCGGTGCATGAGGCTTATCCTGGCCACTATGTGCAATTCCTTTGGGTGCCGCGCGCCCCGAGCCGTGTGCGCAAGATACTGGGCGCTAATTCGAATGCCGAGGGCTGGGCGCACTACTGCGAGCAGATGATGCTGGATGAAGGCTACGGCCAGCCCGGCTCAGGCGCGAAGACGGAGCGTGAAGCGAAGTTCCTGCGCCTGGGGCAGTTGCAGGATGCGTTGCTGCGGGACTCCCGCTTTATCGTCGGCATCCGGATGCACACGGCCGAGATGAGTGTTGACGATGCAATCGCCTTTTTCGAACGGGAAGGATACCAATCCCATGAGACGGCGGTGGTAGAGACGAAGCGCGGTACCTCCGATCCAACTTATCTTTACTACACGCTGGGTAAGCTGGAAATTATGAAGCTGCGAGAGGATCTGCAGAAGAGAGATGGTGCAGCTTTTTCGCTGCAGAAGTTCCACGATGCATTTCTCAGTCAGGGCTACCCTCCCATCAAGATCGTGCGGCAGGCAATGCTGGGGAATGATTCTCCGGCGCTCTAG
- the mfd gene encoding transcription-repair coupling factor: protein MILPFVREIFAELEHSPAFDRVRRHLSLATGRRRVSGLTSTARALYIPLFARAAKEPVIVVVPDNKAAEALELSLRAGCELTGAFDPKRVLRLPAHDVLPFENLSPHPDIQEQRAAVLWKFVTGAASIVVAPVEAVAMRLFPRSYYTGLALRLERGEEVDIGMLIDHLTGVGYSQVDLVEMPGQFARRGGILDVYSPEADRPIRVDFFGDEIESMRKFDPETQRSSTPLDEALLLPLAEIPASEKLLGAVHARLSKQRVEDADAGEDVDSAEDTLAEIATAQGVTIFPGWEFFAAVAGADTHLLKLLPRCALFVEEPAMVRNQIERWWNKVEQRHDRSGIGSLILPEDIYLRPEILQAMLGSHPGLDLDQLGAVDVLDEDTTLGEIEFATRPTLRFHGSIPAFIEQIRNLVAQEQRILLAAPNQPEVERLATVLREYQLPYRLGSRTQHAGSENLYDETSHLAGDMRVPVIVRAQIAAGVSCPEQNFILFGANDLSDEADVTARMEPRKSKTAAFVSDFRDLTIGDYVVHVEHGIGRYVGLKEIEQDGLTVEFMVLEFAEQARLYVPLTRLDLIQKYRSTDAGPTPVLNKLGSQQWTKTRARVKKAMADMADELLKLYAEREAAKGHAFNVDNEFQLEFEEAFDFTETDDQLNAIADIKRDMESARPMDRLLCGDVGYGKTEVAMRAAFKAVQDGKQVAVLTPTTILAFQHYETFKKRFSQFPINVEMISRFRTPKEQKVILERSETGKVDILVGTHRLLSQDIKFQDLGLLIVDEEQRFGVRHKERLKQMRRAIDVLAMSATPIPRTLHMSLIGLRDMSVIETPPKDRMAIQTVVAKFDEKLVRSAIELELERGGQVYFVHNRVESIYEIAAKIHELVPAARVTVGHGQMSEGELEKVMLAFVHGQYDVLVATSIIENGLDISLANTILINRADRHGLSELYQLRGRVGRSNRRAYAYLLIPPEQELTDIARRRLAALKEFSDLGAGFKIAALDLELRGAGNMLGGEQSGHIEAVGFELYTTMLEQAVRELKGEKDEDRAATQLNLGIALRIEETYVPEENQRLRLYKKIAGAATDEVLADVRAELEDRYGPLPDHTIHLLEASRLRIACERVGVAQLDRKRDLLHLKFTDKAAVDPERLMRLVARNARKGAQFTPQGILKYPLTAMTPADPMKIMADARALLDAIQLEAVPA from the coding sequence ATGATCCTCCCGTTTGTCCGCGAAATTTTCGCGGAGCTGGAGCACTCCCCCGCATTCGATCGCGTACGCAGGCACCTTAGCCTCGCTACGGGGCGCAGGCGTGTCTCCGGACTGACTTCGACGGCGCGAGCCTTGTACATTCCGCTGTTTGCGCGGGCGGCCAAAGAGCCGGTGATCGTCGTGGTTCCCGATAACAAGGCAGCCGAAGCGTTGGAGCTTTCGCTCCGCGCAGGATGTGAGCTTACGGGAGCCTTTGATCCGAAGCGGGTTTTGCGCCTGCCTGCGCACGATGTCTTGCCCTTCGAAAATCTCTCGCCGCATCCGGATATTCAGGAGCAGCGCGCTGCCGTTCTCTGGAAGTTCGTGACCGGCGCGGCGTCGATCGTTGTCGCGCCCGTCGAAGCGGTCGCGATGAGGCTCTTTCCGCGCAGCTACTACACCGGCCTCGCGCTCAGGCTGGAGCGCGGCGAAGAAGTCGATATCGGTATGTTGATCGATCATCTGACGGGCGTCGGTTATTCGCAGGTGGACCTGGTCGAAATGCCGGGCCAGTTTGCTCGGCGCGGCGGCATTCTGGATGTGTATTCGCCCGAGGCGGATCGCCCGATTCGCGTGGATTTCTTCGGCGACGAAATCGAATCGATGCGCAAATTCGATCCGGAGACGCAGCGCTCTTCAACCCCGCTCGATGAGGCGCTGCTGCTGCCTCTAGCCGAGATTCCGGCAAGCGAAAAGCTGCTCGGCGCGGTGCATGCGCGGCTGAGCAAGCAACGGGTGGAGGATGCGGATGCCGGCGAGGATGTGGATTCGGCGGAGGATACTTTAGCGGAGATTGCGACAGCGCAGGGAGTGACGATTTTTCCGGGGTGGGAGTTTTTTGCCGCGGTCGCGGGGGCCGACACGCATCTGCTCAAACTGCTGCCGCGCTGTGCTCTTTTCGTCGAAGAGCCTGCGATGGTGCGCAACCAGATTGAGCGTTGGTGGAACAAGGTCGAGCAGCGCCATGACCGCTCGGGCATTGGCTCGCTGATTCTGCCGGAAGATATCTATTTGCGGCCGGAGATCCTGCAGGCGATGCTCGGGTCCCATCCGGGACTCGATCTGGATCAGCTTGGCGCGGTGGATGTGCTCGACGAAGATACAACGCTGGGCGAGATTGAATTCGCCACGCGGCCGACGCTGCGTTTTCACGGTTCGATTCCTGCGTTCATTGAGCAGATTCGCAATCTGGTGGCGCAGGAACAACGCATTCTGCTCGCCGCGCCGAATCAACCTGAGGTTGAGCGGCTTGCGACGGTGCTGCGCGAGTATCAACTGCCGTATCGACTGGGCAGCCGCACGCAACACGCGGGCAGCGAAAATCTCTACGACGAGACCAGCCACTTAGCCGGAGATATGCGCGTTCCGGTGATCGTGCGCGCGCAGATAGCCGCGGGAGTAAGTTGCCCGGAGCAGAACTTCATTCTCTTTGGCGCAAATGACCTATCGGATGAGGCCGATGTTACGGCGCGGATGGAACCACGCAAGTCTAAGACTGCGGCGTTTGTCTCCGATTTTCGCGATCTTACAATCGGCGATTATGTGGTGCATGTCGAGCATGGCATTGGCCGTTATGTGGGGCTCAAGGAGATTGAGCAGGATGGGCTGACGGTCGAGTTCATGGTACTGGAGTTTGCGGAGCAAGCGCGGTTGTATGTTCCGCTCACGCGGCTCGATCTTATCCAGAAGTATCGTTCGACCGATGCCGGACCGACGCCGGTTCTGAACAAACTCGGTTCGCAGCAATGGACGAAGACTCGCGCGCGCGTCAAGAAAGCCATGGCCGATATGGCCGACGAGTTGCTCAAGCTCTATGCCGAGCGCGAGGCAGCGAAGGGTCATGCATTCAATGTGGATAACGAGTTTCAACTGGAGTTCGAAGAGGCATTTGATTTCACTGAGACCGACGACCAGTTGAATGCCATTGCCGATATCAAGCGCGATATGGAATCGGCGCGGCCGATGGACCGGTTGCTCTGCGGCGATGTGGGTTACGGCAAGACAGAAGTCGCAATGCGCGCGGCCTTCAAGGCAGTGCAGGACGGCAAGCAGGTGGCTGTGCTCACGCCGACGACCATTCTCGCCTTTCAGCATTACGAGACCTTCAAGAAGCGCTTCTCGCAGTTTCCGATCAATGTCGAAATGATCTCGCGCTTCCGCACGCCGAAGGAGCAGAAGGTGATTCTGGAGCGCTCGGAGACGGGCAAGGTCGACATACTTGTAGGCACGCACCGGCTGCTTTCGCAGGACATCAAGTTTCAGGATCTTGGACTGCTGATTGTCGATGAAGAGCAGCGCTTCGGCGTGCGGCACAAGGAGCGGCTGAAGCAGATGCGCAGGGCGATCGATGTGCTGGCGATGAGCGCCACGCCTATTCCGCGCACGCTCCACATGTCGCTTATCGGGCTGCGCGATATGAGCGTGATCGAGACGCCGCCGAAGGATCGCATGGCGATTCAGACCGTCGTTGCGAAGTTCGATGAGAAGCTGGTTCGCTCGGCGATTGAGTTGGAGCTGGAGCGTGGCGGCCAGGTGTATTTCGTGCATAATCGCGTCGAGAGCATTTACGAAATCGCCGCGAAGATACATGAGCTTGTGCCTGCGGCGCGCGTAACGGTTGGTCATGGGCAGATGAGCGAAGGCGAGTTGGAGAAGGTGATGCTGGCCTTTGTGCATGGCCAGTATGATGTGCTCGTTGCTACTTCAATTATTGAGAATGGCCTGGATATTTCACTGGCGAATACGATTCTGATCAATCGCGCGGATCGGCATGGGTTGAGTGAGCTGTATCAGTTGCGAGGTCGCGTGGGACGGTCCAATCGCCGCGCTTATGCGTATCTGCTGATTCCACCGGAACAAGAGTTGACGGACATTGCGCGACGACGACTGGCGGCTCTCAAGGAGTTCAGCGATCTTGGAGCGGGCTTCAAGATTGCCGCGCTTGATCTGGAGCTGCGTGGCGCGGGTAATATGCTTGGCGGCGAGCAGAGTGGGCATATCGAGGCGGTCGGATTCGAGTTATATACGACAATGCTGGAGCAGGCGGTGCGCGAGTTGAAGGGCGAAAAGGATGAAGATCGCGCGGCCACACAGCTCAACCTTGGAATTGCTCTGCGCATCGAAGAGACGTATGTGCCGGAAGAGAATCAACGGTTGCGGCTGTACAAGAAGATAGCTGGAGCTGCGACGGATGAAGTGTTAGCAGATGTTCGCGCCGAGCTGGAGGACCGGTACGGTCCGCTGCCGGATCATACGATTCATCTGCTGGAGGCTTCGCGATTGCGCATTGCCTGCGAACGGGTCGGCGTGGCGCAACTGGATCGCAAGCGCGATCTGCTGCATTTGAAGTTTACGGACAAGGCTGCGGTCGATCCCGAACGGCTCATGCGTCTGGTGGCCAGGAACGCGCGCAAGGGCGCGCAGTTCACGCCGCAGGGTATCTTGAAGTATCCTTTGACTGCCATGACGCCAGCCGATCCGATGAAGATCATGGCCGACGCCCGCGCGTTGCTTGACGCCATTCAACTGGAAGCTGTGCCTGCCTAG
- the tdh gene encoding L-threonine 3-dehydrogenase: protein MKALVKSQAAKGLWLEDIPEPAIGINDVLIRVRYAGICGTDVHIFQWDDWAQKTIKVPMAIGHEFVGEVVQVGSNVNDFFPGDIVSGEGHVVCGRCRNCMAGRRHLCANTQGVGVNRAGAFAEYIALPMANIWRHHPGINQEVAAIFDPFGNAVHTALSFPVLGEDVLITGAGPIGIMSIPVARHAGARHIVITDMNPYRLDLARKMGATLAINPAETSLADVQKQLGMQEGFDVGLEMSGNPAALKDMIANMCHGGKIAILGIPAKEMPMDWRQVIFNMITIKGIYGREMYDTWYKMSVMIESGLDISPVITHRFAFEDFQQGFDAMISGQTGKVVLDLTNIR from the coding sequence ATGAAAGCATTGGTGAAGAGCCAGGCGGCAAAAGGGCTTTGGCTCGAAGATATTCCCGAGCCGGCGATTGGTATCAACGACGTGCTGATCCGTGTGCGATACGCAGGCATCTGCGGCACAGATGTGCATATTTTCCAGTGGGACGACTGGGCGCAGAAAACCATCAAAGTCCCGATGGCCATCGGCCACGAATTCGTCGGCGAAGTCGTGCAGGTCGGTTCCAATGTCAATGACTTCTTTCCTGGCGACATCGTCAGCGGCGAGGGCCACGTCGTCTGCGGACGCTGCCGTAATTGCATGGCTGGCCGCCGCCATCTCTGCGCCAACACTCAGGGGGTGGGCGTCAACCGCGCCGGGGCATTCGCCGAATACATCGCGCTGCCCATGGCCAACATCTGGCGTCATCACCCCGGCATTAACCAGGAAGTCGCCGCAATCTTCGATCCCTTCGGCAATGCGGTCCACACCGCACTGTCTTTTCCGGTACTCGGCGAAGATGTCCTGATCACCGGCGCGGGCCCCATCGGCATCATGTCCATCCCTGTCGCCCGTCATGCCGGCGCACGCCACATCGTCATCACGGACATGAATCCCTACCGCCTCGACCTCGCCCGCAAGATGGGCGCCACGCTCGCCATCAATCCGGCGGAGACTTCCCTCGCCGACGTGCAGAAGCAGCTGGGCATGCAGGAGGGCTTCGACGTGGGCCTCGAAATGTCCGGCAATCCCGCCGCGCTCAAAGACATGATCGCGAACATGTGCCACGGCGGAAAGATCGCCATCCTCGGCATCCCAGCGAAGGAAATGCCGATGGACTGGCGTCAGGTCATCTTCAACATGATCACCATCAAGGGCATCTACGGCCGCGAAATGTATGACACCTGGTACAAGATGTCCGTAATGATCGAGTCTGGACTCGACATTTCCCCCGTCATTACGCACCGCTTCGCCTTCGAGGACTTTCAGCAGGGCTTCGACGCCATGATCTCCGGCCAGACCGGAAAAGTTGTGCTTGATCTGACCAACATTCGTTAG
- a CDS encoding glycine C-acetyltransferase translates to MYGKFEQHLRKKIEDIESAGLYKRERVITGPQQAEVTVASGTPVLNLCANNYLGLANHPAIVAAASEALDNWGYGLASVRFICGTQSIHKQLEERLSSFLGMDDTILYGSCFDANGGLFETLLDGEDAIISDELNHASIIDGIRLCKANKYRYRNGDMDDLEAKLKESANARHRLIATDGVFSMDGYIAKLRQICDLAEKYDALVMVDDSHAVGFVGENGRGTPEFCGVEGRIDILTGTLGKALGGASGGYTSGRKEIIQLLRQRSRPYLFSNSVAPPIVAASLKVLDLISESADLREHLRANTEYFREAMTHEGFTILPGEHPIVPVMFGEATIAARMAEIVLTKGVYVVAFSYPVVPMGKARIRTQISAAHSRHELEFAVKCFAEAKRELASV, encoded by the coding sequence ATGTACGGTAAGTTTGAACAGCACTTGCGCAAGAAGATCGAAGACATCGAATCCGCTGGCCTTTACAAGCGTGAGCGCGTCATCACCGGCCCGCAGCAGGCTGAAGTTACCGTCGCATCCGGCACACCAGTTCTCAATCTCTGCGCCAATAACTACCTCGGCCTCGCCAATCACCCGGCAATCGTCGCCGCCGCAAGCGAAGCACTCGACAACTGGGGCTACGGTTTGGCCAGTGTTCGATTTATCTGCGGAACCCAGTCTATCCACAAGCAGTTGGAAGAGCGTCTGAGCAGTTTCCTCGGCATGGATGACACCATCCTCTACGGCTCCTGCTTCGACGCCAACGGCGGCCTCTTCGAGACGCTGCTCGACGGCGAAGACGCCATCATTTCCGACGAGCTCAACCACGCCAGCATCATCGACGGCATCCGCCTCTGCAAGGCCAACAAGTATCGCTATCGCAACGGCGATATGGACGACCTCGAAGCCAAGCTGAAAGAGTCCGCCAACGCCCGTCATCGGCTCATCGCCACCGACGGTGTCTTTTCGATGGACGGCTACATCGCGAAGCTCCGGCAGATCTGCGATCTTGCCGAAAAATATGACGCGCTGGTGATGGTCGACGACTCGCACGCCGTCGGCTTCGTCGGCGAAAACGGTCGTGGCACGCCCGAGTTTTGCGGTGTCGAAGGCCGCATCGACATCCTCACCGGCACGCTCGGCAAGGCCCTCGGCGGCGCCAGCGGCGGCTACACCAGCGGACGCAAAGAAATCATCCAGCTACTCCGCCAGCGCTCGCGCCCCTATCTATTTTCGAACTCTGTCGCCCCGCCAATCGTCGCCGCGTCTCTGAAAGTGTTGGACCTCATCAGCGAATCCGCCGACCTTCGCGAACATCTGCGCGCCAATACCGAGTACTTCCGCGAAGCAATGACCCACGAAGGATTCACCATCCTGCCCGGCGAGCACCCAATCGTCCCCGTCATGTTCGGCGAAGCAACCATCGCCGCCCGCATGGCCGAAATAGTGCTCACAAAAGGGGTCTACGTCGTAGCCTTCTCGTATCCCGTCGTCCCCATGGGCAAAGCGCGTATACGCACCCAGATCTCCGCAGCGCACTCACGCCACGAGCTCGAATTCGCAGTCAAATGCTTTGCCGAGGCAAAGCGGGAACTGGCCTCGGTCTAG
- a CDS encoding M20/M25/M40 family metallo-hydrolase translates to MPNFMFRTIAMPAMVWAVLSAVSMLGQAQVITPTPPADRDAAIEIFKQLIEINTTDTPLGNVTTAATAMQKRFLDAGFSAEDVHLLGPSPRKMNLVVRIKGSGAGSGTGKPVLFLCHIDVVEALPKDWHTEPFKFIEKDGYYYGRGTQDMKDSDAALVETFLRLHREGYKPQRDLILALTADEEGGDFNGANWLVQNHRELVDAAFVINPDAGGIDLDHGKPIEADVEATEKRYADFSVTAVNRGGHSSLPRPDNAIYELTAALSKLAAFKFPFELNGVTRAYATEMTKLASSQTASDLRAILTTPPDQAAIDRLSADAGWNSVLHTTCVATRLAGGHANNALPQTAEANINCRILPGHTPDEIKKQLIDLFADPGLKVETVMKGSIASGLLSGHSPEPPPPLDEVFVPMRKLVDQIWPGTPVVPEMETGASDSVYFNAVGIPCYGFSAIALEHNDVRAHGQDERLPVDSYAKSLDFFYAYTKALGK, encoded by the coding sequence ATGCCGAATTTCATGTTTCGCACCATTGCAATGCCTGCCATGGTTTGGGCAGTGCTTTCCGCTGTATCGATGCTGGGGCAGGCTCAGGTAATCACTCCCACGCCGCCGGCCGACCGCGACGCGGCCATTGAGATATTCAAGCAATTAATTGAGATCAACACGACGGATACGCCGCTAGGCAACGTCACGACGGCGGCGACCGCGATGCAGAAGCGCTTTCTGGATGCGGGTTTTTCGGCGGAGGATGTGCATCTGCTGGGGCCGAGTCCTCGCAAGATGAACCTGGTGGTCAGGATCAAAGGTTCGGGGGCGGGCAGCGGGACGGGAAAGCCGGTGCTGTTTCTCTGTCACATAGACGTAGTTGAGGCGCTGCCCAAAGACTGGCATACCGAGCCCTTCAAGTTCATCGAGAAAGACGGGTATTACTACGGGCGTGGGACGCAGGATATGAAAGATTCCGATGCGGCGCTGGTGGAGACTTTCCTGCGGTTGCATCGGGAAGGGTACAAGCCGCAGCGGGATCTGATTTTAGCGCTGACGGCGGATGAGGAAGGTGGCGATTTCAATGGCGCAAACTGGCTGGTGCAGAACCATCGCGAGCTGGTGGACGCGGCATTTGTAATCAATCCCGATGCGGGAGGGATCGACCTCGACCACGGCAAGCCAATTGAGGCCGATGTGGAGGCCACGGAGAAGCGATATGCCGATTTCAGTGTGACTGCGGTGAACCGCGGCGGGCATAGCTCGTTGCCGCGACCGGACAACGCAATCTATGAGTTGACTGCGGCTCTCAGCAAGCTCGCCGCATTCAAATTTCCGTTTGAATTGAACGGAGTGACTCGCGCCTATGCAACGGAGATGACGAAACTTGCGTCGAGTCAGACAGCGTCGGATTTGCGCGCCATCCTGACCACGCCGCCGGACCAGGCTGCAATCGACCGTCTGTCGGCCGATGCGGGTTGGAACTCTGTCTTGCATACGACATGCGTGGCCACGCGGCTGGCTGGCGGTCATGCCAACAACGCGCTGCCGCAGACCGCCGAGGCCAACATCAACTGCCGCATCCTGCCGGGACACACGCCGGATGAGATTAAGAAGCAGCTAATCGATCTTTTTGCGGACCCAGGGCTGAAGGTTGAGACGGTGATGAAGGGGTCGATTGCGAGCGGCCTTCTTTCAGGGCACTCACCGGAGCCACCACCACCGCTCGATGAGGTTTTTGTGCCGATGCGCAAGCTGGTGGATCAGATTTGGCCCGGCACGCCGGTAGTTCCGGAGATGGAAACCGGCGCATCGGACAGCGTCTACTTCAATGCCGTTGGCATTCCATGCTATGGGTTCTCAGCCATTGCACTGGAACACAACGATGTGAGGGCGCATGGGCAGGATGAGCGGCTGCCGGTGGACTCGTACGCGAAGTCGCTGGACTTCTTCTACGCGTATACGAAGGCGCTGGGCAAGTAG
- a CDS encoding VOC family protein — protein MKGPRPYRVFEFPEELSMRFSFTTPYLMLGCSALAATLMLIPATASAQHPRPKITGISHIAVYTSNPDATNHYYTEQIGAFREPDPENRQGVRYGINATQFIEVLPLPPNSGVNRLDHIGFNTDNAAGLRLYLADKGWKVPAQITHHEGGSKSFRVNDPEGNVVEFVEPPARPTQFTEPKLIGHHIIHVGMLIHSRANEDKFYRELLGFRPYWFGGMQEGKVDWVSQQTPDGHDWLEYMLSSGHLDMSGTGIPAGMSQQSLGVLDHVSIGVVSVPDSYKKLAAENRLPAHADKEPKVGRDGKYQLNLYDPDGIRTELMEFHAVEKPCCSPFTAEDPKP, from the coding sequence TTGAAGGGTCCAAGGCCCTATCGTGTCTTCGAGTTCCCGGAGGAGCTTTCCATGCGCTTTAGCTTTACGACGCCATATCTTATGCTCGGCTGCTCTGCTCTTGCCGCAACCCTGATGTTGATCCCAGCCACTGCAAGCGCCCAACACCCGCGCCCCAAAATCACCGGCATCTCGCACATCGCCGTCTATACATCGAATCCAGACGCAACTAATCACTACTACACCGAGCAGATCGGCGCCTTTCGCGAACCTGACCCGGAAAACCGGCAGGGCGTACGCTACGGGATCAACGCCACCCAGTTCATAGAAGTCCTGCCGCTGCCTCCCAACTCAGGCGTGAATCGCCTGGACCACATCGGCTTCAACACCGATAACGCCGCGGGCCTGCGCCTGTATCTGGCCGACAAGGGCTGGAAGGTTCCGGCTCAGATCACACATCACGAAGGTGGCAGCAAATCCTTCCGCGTCAATGACCCCGAGGGCAACGTCGTCGAGTTCGTGGAGCCTCCGGCTCGCCCCACACAGTTCACAGAACCCAAACTCATCGGACATCACATCATCCACGTCGGCATGCTCATCCATTCGCGTGCAAACGAAGACAAGTTCTACCGCGAATTGCTCGGTTTTCGCCCCTACTGGTTCGGCGGCATGCAGGAAGGCAAAGTCGACTGGGTTTCGCAGCAGACCCCCGACGGCCACGACTGGCTCGAGTACATGCTCAGCAGCGGGCATCTTGATATGTCCGGCACCGGCATTCCGGCCGGCATGAGCCAACAATCCCTCGGCGTTCTCGACCACGTCTCCATCGGCGTTGTGTCCGTGCCTGACAGCTACAAGAAGCTTGCCGCCGAAAATCGCCTTCCAGCCCATGCTGATAAGGAGCCGAAGGTCGGCAGAGACGGCAAATACCAGCTCAATCTCTACGATCCCGATGGCATTCGCACGGAGCTGATGGAGTTCCACGCCGTCGAAAAACCCTGCTGCTCGCCCTTCACGGCAGAAGATCCAAAGCCGTAG